The Neochlamydia sp. S13 genome has a segment encoding these proteins:
- a CDS encoding IS701 family transposase translates to MELKAINQTIKQKKEELALFLRPFFSREEARQVALQYTWGLMSKAERKNTWQLAEEAGLQTPYAFQHLLRRGLWQADAIRDRLQMKVLKDKEGDILAIDETGFLKKGKHSVGVARQYSGTAGRIENCQVGVFLSYATNQGHVLIDRELYIPEEWFLDEERRARAGIPKEVKFKTKIQLAMLMLQRAFGHGIRPSWVVGDEVYGVYPLRAYLEKECCPYILAVPSNYHVSVDFDRSPVSHFLAKIKPKDWQSLSAGKGAKGERYYHWYRLEVNSDSPEGWTRWLLLRRNMKDPRDVAYYIACCPNNVTLQDMVKAAGSRWTIEGAPQAHKEVKHELKALCISCTNDGEDPPKSVFRNGLQTTLSCCY, encoded by the coding sequence ATGGAATTGAAAGCAATAAACCAAACTATAAAACAAAAAAAAGAAGAGCTAGCTCTATTTTTAAGGCCTTTTTTTAGCCGAGAAGAAGCTAGACAAGTAGCTTTGCAATATACATGGGGGTTAATGAGCAAAGCAGAACGTAAAAATACCTGGCAATTGGCAGAAGAGGCCGGCTTACAAACCCCGTATGCTTTTCAACATCTACTACGCCGTGGTTTATGGCAAGCAGATGCCATCAGAGATAGGTTGCAAATGAAAGTGTTGAAAGATAAAGAAGGCGATATACTAGCTATAGATGAGACGGGTTTTTTAAAGAAAGGTAAGCATTCAGTAGGAGTGGCAAGACAATATAGTGGAACAGCAGGAAGAATTGAAAATTGCCAAGTAGGGGTTTTCCTTTCCTATGCAACTAACCAAGGCCACGTACTAATTGATCGAGAGCTATATATCCCTGAAGAATGGTTTTTAGATGAAGAACGTAGAGCAAGAGCTGGTATACCTAAAGAAGTTAAATTCAAAACGAAAATACAATTAGCCATGTTGATGCTACAGCGAGCTTTCGGCCATGGGATCAGGCCCTCATGGGTAGTGGGAGACGAGGTATATGGAGTTTATCCTTTAAGAGCTTATCTAGAGAAAGAATGCTGCCCTTATATATTAGCTGTACCCTCTAATTACCATGTGAGCGTAGACTTTGATCGAAGTCCAGTCAGCCACTTTCTTGCAAAAATTAAGCCAAAAGATTGGCAGAGTTTATCGGCAGGAAAAGGAGCGAAAGGCGAACGTTATTATCATTGGTATCGTCTAGAAGTCAATTCAGATAGCCCTGAAGGGTGGACACGTTGGCTTTTATTAAGGCGTAACATGAAAGACCCTCGCGATGTAGCTTATTATATAGCTTGTTGTCCCAATAATGTTACTTTACAAGATATGGTCAAAGCTGCAGGAAGTCGTTGGACGATCGAGGGTGCGCCGCAGGCGCACAAAGAAGTTAAACATGAACTAAAAGCTTTGTGCATAAGCTGTACAAATGATGGAGAAGACCCTCCGAAGTCGGTTTTCAGGAACGGGCTTCAAACCACCTTAAGCTGCTGTTATTAA
- a CDS encoding type II toxin-antitoxin system Phd/YefM family antitoxin, with protein MNTRKAFSQARSELTTIVNHVAFCHDRYILTRNGKDLAAIVPIEDLEMLEAIEDERDIEVARRVDEDIKKHGTVKWKEIKRDFGL; from the coding sequence ATGAATACTAGAAAAGCTTTTTCTCAAGCCCGGAGCGAGCTAACTACAATCGTCAATCATGTAGCTTTTTGCCATGATCGATATATTTTAACTCGTAATGGTAAAGATTTGGCTGCTATAGTGCCTATCGAAGATCTAGAAATGCTAGAGGCAATAGAAGATGAGCGTGATATCGAGGTAGCGCGACGTGTAGACGAAGATATCAAAAAGCATGGCACAGTCAAATGGAAAGAGATTAAAAGAGATTTTGGATTGTGA
- a CDS encoding HAD family phosphatase, translated as MKTKLCNSKRKNSLVVFDLDHTLLRKNCSLFFGIYLFREKVLSFHRMIRLSFLYLRFKLGLISLKNLHESTFQCFFYGLSVALVNEHATKFLSQQLDKLIYHPVFSKLLEAKNEGSYTAIFSSSPNFLVEKVALRLGVDRWSSTIYQKNEEGDFTHITQVMEGPQKAQALELLLKELQIVKANVTAYTDSYLDLPLLYAVGNPVGVNPDRRLKAMCRQNQWPII; from the coding sequence TTGAAAACAAAATTGTGCAATTCCAAAAGAAAAAATAGCCTAGTTGTTTTTGATCTCGACCATACACTTCTTCGCAAAAATTGCAGTCTCTTTTTTGGCATCTATCTTTTTCGTGAAAAGGTCCTTTCTTTTCACCGAATGATCCGTCTATCTTTCCTATATTTAAGGTTTAAGCTTGGACTCATTAGCCTAAAAAACTTGCATGAATCTACTTTTCAATGCTTTTTTTATGGCCTTTCCGTAGCCCTTGTTAATGAGCATGCCACCAAATTTTTATCACAGCAACTGGACAAGCTTATCTATCATCCCGTCTTTTCAAAGCTATTAGAAGCTAAAAATGAAGGATCATATACTGCCATATTTTCTAGTTCACCAAATTTTTTAGTGGAAAAAGTGGCGTTGAGGCTAGGCGTTGATAGATGGAGTTCTACGATTTATCAAAAAAATGAAGAGGGTGATTTTACTCATATTACCCAGGTAATGGAAGGTCCTCAAAAAGCTCAAGCTCTCGAGCTACTTTTAAAAGAATTGCAAATCGTTAAAGCTAATGTGACTGCTTACACAGATAGCTATTTAGATTTACCCCTTCTTTACGCAGTTGGAAATCCTGTGGGCGTCAACCCAGATCGACGCTTAAAGGCCATGTGCCGTCAAAATCAATGGCCAATTATTTAA
- a CDS encoding KH domain-containing protein encodes MKEFVEYIVKNLVDAPNDVNVNCYEGERGMIVEVRVNPHDIGKVVGRKGNTIKALRTISMMICARLGRRVRVEIIE; translated from the coding sequence ATGAAAGAATTTGTTGAATATATTGTAAAAAATTTAGTAGACGCCCCTAATGATGTCAACGTTAATTGCTATGAAGGGGAACGAGGAATGATTGTGGAAGTGCGGGTTAATCCTCACGATATTGGTAAAGTTGTAGGAAGGAAAGGAAATACTATTAAAGCCCTACGTACTATATCCATGATGATTTGTGCTCGGCTTGGACGTCGCGTTAGGGTTGAAATTATTGAGTAA
- the fabF gene encoding beta-ketoacyl-ACP synthase II — translation MKKKRIVITGMGIVSCFGNEVDDYFQSLLDGKSGASLITSFPCEDYPTRIAASIKNFESGDYIDKKQARRIDKNIAYALVAGKKALEASQLSPEVIAKLNKERCGVVIGSGMGGMDVYCQGVQTLIQKGQRWVSPFFVPYILTNMGGAMLAMDIGFMGPNYSVSTACATGNNAIIAAANHIRKGEADLMICGGSEAPIIPMGLSGFCSCKALSQRNDEPEKASRPWDRGRDGFLMGEGAGTFIIESLEHALARGAPIIAEYLGGGMSCDAYHITEPRADSEGVALCVRNALADADIKAEEVDYINAHGTSTPAGDMAEVRALKKVFKEPSSIIMNSTKSMIGHCLGAAGAMEAVVTAKAIESGWVHPSINLEDPEPDLEFHIPTVAEKKDINIAISNTFGFGGHNATIVLGAYHP, via the coding sequence ATGAAGAAAAAACGTATTGTTATTACTGGTATGGGTATCGTCTCTTGTTTTGGTAACGAGGTAGATGATTATTTCCAATCTTTATTGGACGGCAAAAGTGGAGCTTCCTTGATTACAAGTTTTCCTTGTGAAGACTATCCTACTCGCATAGCTGCCTCAATTAAGAATTTTGAATCTGGTGACTATATTGATAAAAAGCAAGCACGTCGCATTGATAAAAATATTGCTTATGCATTAGTGGCAGGAAAAAAAGCTTTGGAAGCAAGTCAGCTTAGTCCTGAGGTTATAGCAAAGCTTAATAAAGAGCGTTGTGGTGTCGTTATAGGCTCTGGTATGGGGGGAATGGATGTCTACTGTCAAGGCGTTCAGACGCTCATACAAAAAGGCCAGCGATGGGTCAGTCCTTTCTTTGTGCCCTATATTCTTACCAACATGGGTGGAGCTATGCTTGCCATGGATATAGGCTTTATGGGACCTAATTATTCTGTTTCGACAGCCTGTGCTACGGGAAATAATGCGATCATTGCAGCAGCTAACCATATTCGCAAAGGTGAGGCAGATTTAATGATCTGTGGCGGTTCTGAAGCTCCTATTATCCCGATGGGCTTATCGGGCTTTTGCTCATGCAAAGCCTTGTCCCAGCGTAATGATGAACCAGAAAAAGCCTCTCGTCCCTGGGATCGAGGTCGTGATGGTTTCTTAATGGGAGAGGGCGCAGGAACTTTTATTATTGAAAGTTTGGAGCATGCTTTAGCCCGAGGAGCTCCAATCATAGCGGAGTATTTAGGAGGGGGTATGTCATGTGATGCCTATCACATTACCGAGCCTCGCGCTGATAGTGAAGGGGTAGCTTTATGCGTACGTAATGCTTTAGCGGATGCAGACATAAAAGCTGAGGAAGTGGATTATATTAATGCTCATGGTACTTCGACTCCTGCAGGCGATATGGCGGAAGTGCGTGCTTTAAAAAAAGTTTTCAAAGAACCTAGCTCAATCATCATGAATTCGACCAAATCGATGATTGGACATTGCTTAGGGGCTGCAGGAGCTATGGAAGCTGTCGTTACAGCCAAAGCGATTGAATCAGGATGGGTTCATCCGAGTATAAACTTGGAAGATCCTGAACCCGATTTAGAATTTCATATACCGACAGTAGCGGAAAAAAAGGATATTAACATTGCTATCTCCAATACATTTGGCTTTGGCGGTCATAACGCCACTATCGTGCTAGGAGCTTACCATCCCTGA
- the miaA gene encoding tRNA (adenosine(37)-N6)-dimethylallyltransferase MiaA has product MNKRVKSNNNKNNALTKFRYLIVACGTLEKEEIEQIFINFAIEAQKRLPTALPQNKKRVIIIAGPTGCGKSHFALQLARKIQGEIVSADSMQVYKGMDIGTAKPTIEERQQISHHLIDICHLTDSFNVVDFCYEARQAFQRIHNRDKVPIVVGGAGFYIHSLLYGPPLGPPSIPEIRQALEEEYDRLGPDALYARLQQLDLHYASGITKNDKQKIVRALEIITLTGEKVSKLSWKGRHKLQNYDFRCWFLFRPRPHLYHRIENRCDQMIEDGLLEEVQGLLKKGLLANSSAAQAIGYKQAIAYLATAKRPDDYLQFVETFKRASRNYAKRQHTWFGKEPLFNWIDMDLYDTQMIADLISKDFESC; this is encoded by the coding sequence TTGAATAAAAGGGTTAAATCTAATAACAATAAAAACAATGCTTTGACCAAGTTTAGGTATTTGATAGTGGCCTGTGGAACATTAGAAAAAGAAGAGATAGAACAAATCTTTATAAATTTCGCTATTGAAGCTCAGAAGCGGCTCCCTACTGCTCTTCCTCAAAATAAAAAGCGCGTGATCATCATTGCTGGCCCTACTGGCTGCGGCAAGTCTCATTTTGCCCTCCAACTGGCAAGGAAGATCCAGGGAGAAATCGTTTCGGCGGACTCCATGCAAGTCTACAAAGGAATGGATATTGGCACAGCTAAGCCTACCATTGAAGAGCGGCAGCAGATTTCTCATCACCTTATTGATATTTGTCATTTGACAGATTCTTTCAATGTAGTAGATTTTTGCTACGAAGCACGTCAAGCTTTTCAGCGCATACACAATAGAGACAAAGTACCTATTGTAGTAGGCGGTGCGGGCTTTTATATTCATTCTTTGCTCTATGGTCCTCCACTGGGGCCTCCCTCTATTCCTGAAATTAGACAAGCTTTAGAAGAAGAATATGATAGGCTAGGTCCTGATGCCTTGTATGCTCGCCTTCAACAGCTAGACCTACATTACGCCAGTGGGATTACAAAAAATGATAAGCAAAAGATTGTGCGTGCTTTGGAAATCATTACTTTAACTGGAGAAAAAGTTAGCAAGTTATCGTGGAAGGGGCGTCATAAGCTTCAAAATTATGACTTTCGTTGCTGGTTTTTATTTCGACCTAGGCCTCATTTATATCATCGTATTGAAAACCGTTGCGATCAAATGATTGAAGATGGCTTGCTAGAAGAAGTGCAAGGTTTATTAAAAAAAGGTCTTTTAGCTAATTCCTCTGCAGCCCAAGCGATAGGCTATAAGCAAGCTATTGCTTATTTAGCAACCGCTAAAAGGCCCGATGATTATCTTCAGTTTGTCGAGACATTTAAACGAGCTTCTAGAAACTATGCCAAACGTCAGCATACCTGGTTTGGCAAAGAACCTTTGTTTAACTGGATTGATATGGATTTATATGATACGCAAATGATTGCCGACCTTATTTCTAAAGATTTCGAAAGCTGCTAA
- the nadD gene encoding nicotinate-nucleotide adenylyltransferase: MRIHKHVGIYGGTFDPIHFGHLNTAIEIMEAHQLDEIWFCPALVNPDKLGAEPTLAYHRLKMLEIALQELPYFGIIPYELERPGPSYTIDTLREIIKEEKKEAYPSKFYLIMGEDTAFSFVHWKEAKEILTLATPFICRRYASEQPIIWEGDPEICAALQTGMTSTYVMEISASRIRERVSQGLYIGHLVPAKVIDYIYQNHLYSSRPGQK, encoded by the coding sequence ATGCGTATTCATAAGCATGTAGGAATATATGGTGGTACTTTTGATCCTATTCATTTTGGACATTTAAATACTGCTATAGAAATTATGGAAGCTCATCAACTCGATGAAATATGGTTTTGCCCGGCGTTAGTCAATCCTGACAAGTTAGGCGCAGAACCTACTTTGGCTTATCACCGTCTCAAAATGCTAGAAATTGCTCTGCAGGAACTTCCCTATTTTGGCATCATTCCTTATGAATTGGAGCGTCCCGGACCCTCTTATACTATTGATACTTTACGTGAAATTATTAAGGAGGAAAAAAAAGAAGCATATCCAAGTAAATTTTACTTAATTATGGGTGAAGATACTGCCTTTAGCTTTGTTCATTGGAAGGAGGCTAAAGAGATTCTTACGTTAGCTACACCTTTTATCTGCCGACGGTATGCTTCAGAACAACCTATTATTTGGGAAGGAGATCCAGAGATTTGCGCAGCTCTCCAAACGGGAATGACTTCTACCTACGTAATGGAAATCAGCGCGAGCCGCATACGTGAAAGAGTTTCACAAGGATTGTATATTGGCCATTTGGTCCCTGCGAAAGTGATAGACTACATATATCAAAATCATTTATATTCTTCTAGGCCAGGACAAAAATAA
- a CDS encoding bis(5'-nucleosyl)-tetraphosphatase, whose translation MATKKEYSYGIVPLAQLEDGWHVLLVQSHAGHWGFPKGHPDSQESAWEAAQRELFEETGLKVCKLLSDQTFEESFYFKFEGVLIHKTVIYYIAQVAGEVKRMEEEIKAVQWVPLSQAADCITFDQGKNICRQALQIVSEI comes from the coding sequence ATGGCTACGAAGAAAGAATATTCCTACGGCATTGTTCCTCTAGCTCAGCTTGAAGATGGCTGGCATGTCCTGCTTGTCCAATCGCACGCGGGACATTGGGGTTTTCCTAAAGGTCATCCTGATTCCCAAGAAAGTGCTTGGGAAGCAGCTCAAAGAGAGTTGTTTGAAGAAACCGGTTTAAAGGTTTGCAAGCTTCTATCTGATCAAACTTTTGAAGAAAGCTTTTACTTCAAATTTGAAGGTGTACTCATTCATAAGACTGTTATTTACTATATTGCCCAGGTAGCAGGGGAAGTAAAGAGAATGGAAGAAGAGATTAAAGCTGTACAATGGGTGCCGCTAAGCCAAGCTGCTGATTGCATTACCTTTGATCAAGGAAAAAATATTTGTCGCCAGGCTTTGCAAATTGTCTCGGAAATTTAG
- a CDS encoding group II intron maturase-specific domain-containing protein: MFVSFTPAVSKTALKSMQAAIRQWKIRNKTDLELKDIARMYNPVIRGWLEYYGKYRPAALYQICRHFNKSLITWAMRKYKRLAGHKTRAITFMEKMVRKDPGLFVHWKRGMIGAFA; the protein is encoded by the coding sequence ATGTTTGTAAGTTTTACACCAGCCGTAAGTAAAACAGCGTTAAAATCTATGCAAGCAGCCATAAGACAATGGAAAATAAGAAATAAGACAGATTTGGAGCTTAAAGATATAGCCAGAATGTATAATCCAGTCATCCGAGGATGGCTAGAATACTACGGGAAATATCGGCCAGCAGCTTTATATCAAATCTGCCGTCATTTTAATAAATCATTAATCACATGGGCTATGCGCAAATACAAGAGACTTGCAGGTCACAAAACAAGAGCAATTACCTTTATGGAAAAAATGGTCAGAAAAGACCCAGGACTATTTGTACATTGGAAAAGAGGAATGATAGGAGCGTTTGCTTAA
- the ltrA gene encoding group II intron reverse transcriptase/maturase: MSETKPFIISKTLVMEAYKLVKANAGAAGIDQQTLEDFDRNLKSNLYKIWNRMSSGSYFPPPVKAVSIPKKSGGERILGIPTVSDRIAQMIVKLMFEPTVEPHFHQNSYGYRPNKSALDAVGITRQRCWKYDWVLEFDIKGLFDNIDHDLLMKAVRKHTDNKWVILYIERWLKAPLQLENGTLVQRTKGTPQGGVISPVLANLFLHYVFDAWMTRDYPDIPWCRYADDALVHCKTEQEAKQILHMLEKRMEKCGLTLHPDKTKIVYCKDVDRKEKYKEIKFDFLLDDILFYS; encoded by the coding sequence GTGAGTGAAACAAAACCTTTTATTATTTCTAAAACACTTGTTATGGAGGCCTATAAACTTGTAAAAGCAAACGCAGGAGCAGCTGGCATAGATCAGCAAACGCTAGAAGATTTCGATCGAAACCTTAAAAGCAATCTTTATAAAATCTGGAACCGAATGTCCTCGGGAAGCTATTTTCCACCGCCTGTAAAAGCGGTTTCAATACCAAAGAAAAGTGGTGGAGAAAGAATCTTGGGAATACCTACGGTAAGTGATAGAATAGCTCAAATGATTGTAAAGCTGATGTTTGAACCAACAGTAGAGCCCCATTTTCATCAAAATTCCTATGGATATAGGCCGAATAAATCAGCTTTGGATGCTGTAGGGATCACTAGGCAAAGATGTTGGAAATACGATTGGGTGCTGGAATTTGATATCAAAGGTCTATTTGACAATATAGACCATGACCTTCTAATGAAAGCAGTAAGAAAACATACAGATAACAAATGGGTTATTTTGTATATCGAAAGATGGCTGAAAGCACCACTCCAACTAGAAAATGGAACCCTTGTTCAAAGAACGAAGGGTACACCTCAAGGGGGAGTAATCAGCCCCGTGCTTGCGAATCTATTTCTTCATTATGTATTTGACGCATGGATGACAAGGGATTATCCTGACATACCATGGTGTAGATACGCCGATGATGCACTAGTACATTGTAAGACGGAACAAGAAGCAAAACAAATCCTACATATGCTTGAAAAGCGAATGGAAAAATGTGGTTTGACACTTCATCCCGATAAAACAAAGATTGTCTACTGCAAAGATGTAGATCGTAAGGAAAAATACAAGGAAATCAAATTTGACTTCTTACTCGATGATATACTTTTTTATTCTTGA
- a CDS encoding nucleotidyl transferase AbiEii/AbiGii toxin family protein: protein MVYCFQFHTLPPYLTNKIAYYIFYYPCSTKPAIVKYPTLLDLPAPTLKGYTPHTSIAEKFESIIRLGFANTRMKDFYDIWLLIQQFDFERDELKLIIQQIIKNRGTIVKSSPIAFEEAFYNHSLKQDQWKAFLRDISHKVIPLEQVILDLRNFFSDLIF, encoded by the coding sequence TTGGTTTATTGCTTTCAATTCCATACCTTACCTCCCTACTTAACAAATAAAATAGCATACTATATTTTTTATTACCCCTGTAGTACTAAGCCTGCTATAGTAAAATATCCTACCCTTTTGGATTTACCTGCACCAACACTTAAAGGCTATACCCCGCACACCTCAATTGCCGAAAAGTTTGAATCCATCATTCGTTTAGGATTTGCTAACACCCGCATGAAAGACTTTTATGACATCTGGCTATTGATTCAACAATTCGATTTTGAGCGCGACGAACTGAAGCTCATCATTCAGCAAATTATCAAGAATCGTGGCACGATTGTTAAAAGCTCTCCCATAGCATTTGAGGAAGCCTTTTATAATCATTCACTAAAGCAAGATCAATGGAAAGCCTTTCTGAGAGATATTTCTCATAAAGTTATACCTTTAGAACAAGTTATCCTTGATTTAAGAAATTTTTTCAGTGACCTTATCTTTTAG
- a CDS encoding cell division protein FtsQ/DivIB — MRKKQEKLSIRTACLWIMLFTLAISGSASGGLIYYKYIKRQRLYNSQYNIVAIAQTTPDKEPLKTAYLAELLNLSIDQPTNIFRFNTQAAQQKLLNSPLITHAYVKKLLPGTIYVDYELRKPFAYLLDYHNTVIDREGVTFPFKPFFTPKKLPEIYLGITDALPLSWGKPLQEIKCKLALYLIDLLSTHCCSEYSYLSRVDVSQAFADSKGKRQIVAILDEQVEKTDQAGKLVKGIASHILRLSVDNYRQELANYLQLRPLLKYHMEDAEGGGVEKLLKFKPLVVDLRIPALAYIKSPAL, encoded by the coding sequence ATGAGAAAAAAACAAGAGAAGCTTTCTATACGTACAGCTTGCTTATGGATTATGCTTTTTACTCTAGCCATCTCCGGATCTGCTTCTGGTGGATTAATTTATTATAAATATATAAAAAGACAGCGCTTATATAATTCGCAGTATAACATTGTAGCTATTGCGCAAACGACTCCTGATAAAGAACCTCTGAAAACAGCTTATCTTGCAGAGCTTCTTAACTTATCGATTGATCAGCCAACCAATATCTTTCGCTTTAATACCCAAGCAGCTCAACAAAAACTTTTAAATTCTCCTTTGATTACCCATGCCTATGTAAAAAAACTTCTTCCAGGAACTATTTATGTTGATTACGAGTTAAGGAAGCCTTTTGCTTATTTGTTAGATTATCATAACACTGTGATTGATCGGGAAGGTGTGACTTTTCCCTTTAAGCCTTTTTTTACTCCTAAAAAGCTACCAGAAATATACTTAGGAATAACAGATGCTTTACCTTTGAGTTGGGGAAAACCTCTCCAAGAAATTAAATGCAAGCTTGCCCTTTATCTAATTGATCTGCTTTCAACCCATTGTTGCTCGGAATATTCTTATCTATCTCGTGTTGATGTCTCCCAGGCTTTTGCAGATAGCAAAGGTAAAAGGCAAATTGTGGCTATCCTTGATGAACAGGTGGAAAAAACAGATCAGGCAGGAAAGCTTGTCAAAGGGATAGCCTCGCATATATTGCGGTTGAGTGTAGACAATTATCGACAAGAATTAGCCAATTATCTGCAACTACGCCCTTTATTAAAATACCATATGGAAGATGCAGAAGGAGGGGGGGTAGAAAAATTATTAAAATTTAAACCTCTAGTTGTAGATTTACGTATCCCTGCGCTCGCCTACATAAAAAGCCCTGCTCTTTAA
- the rsfS gene encoding ribosome silencing factor: protein MSKTVLKNLDLIAQTIYDKKGFNILALDVRDFSTMTDFYVIAEGNIDRHVKSIAKTIEEVMTLGGDELLHIEGIKAPDWLVMDYGEIIIHLFIPELRERYALEQLWQQAKIVDLHINVKEN from the coding sequence ATGTCAAAAACTGTTTTAAAAAACTTAGATTTAATCGCTCAAACTATTTATGATAAAAAGGGTTTTAACATACTCGCTTTAGATGTTCGCGATTTTTCTACGATGACCGATTTCTATGTGATCGCTGAAGGGAATATTGATCGTCATGTTAAATCCATAGCAAAAACAATCGAAGAGGTGATGACCCTAGGAGGGGATGAACTTCTCCATATTGAGGGGATTAAAGCTCCTGATTGGTTAGTGATGGATTATGGGGAAATCATCATTCATCTTTTTATTCCAGAATTACGAGAAAGATATGCACTGGAGCAGCTATGGCAACAAGCAAAAATTGTGGATCTTCACATTAACGTGAAGGAAAATTAG
- a CDS encoding transposase — MFSQPLPFIKEYLNQLEVALKQENPHNNLSKIQWCWLAFCLMGILVTNSICWAKFERAGLKSYKKMALSAMFRRAKIAWNRLLICSVRAVLHKHGITEGVLIIDDKDHSRSKNAEKLHHLHKIRDKKTSGYFCGQNIIFLQLVTKKFCIPVSFAFYSPDPVLTRWQQEVRKLKKLGILKKDRPKEPKRSLEYPKKYTLALQLLKNFACEFPAFKVTCVLADALYGNGLFVDGVEGIWPGVQIITQLRKNQKVMRGKKSLSCQEFFEAYKGWNQEIFIRGDKKNVVQAGGARLYVPSHHKKRFVIALKYEGENEYRYLMAANLSWNMKDVMQGYTLRWLVEVFIEDWSSHCGFCSLAKQCGVEGSERPLILSLLFDHCFLFHLSQTNFIKNKLPLATLGSLVEKSRVDALCQVIREIVEHENSKELFRDFEKTLDEIFVLRPSRKHLNAVQENVTFESSRKVA; from the coding sequence ATGTTTTCCCAACCGCTTCCCTTTATTAAAGAATATTTAAATCAACTTGAAGTGGCTCTCAAGCAAGAAAATCCTCATAATAATTTATCCAAAATTCAATGGTGTTGGCTAGCCTTTTGTTTGATGGGAATATTAGTTACTAATTCAATCTGTTGGGCAAAATTTGAAAGGGCTGGGCTTAAAAGTTATAAAAAGATGGCTTTATCGGCCATGTTTAGACGTGCTAAGATTGCTTGGAATAGGCTGCTAATTTGTAGTGTTCGCGCGGTCCTGCATAAACATGGCATCACAGAAGGGGTTCTTATTATCGATGATAAAGATCACAGTCGATCAAAAAATGCTGAGAAATTGCATCATTTACATAAAATCCGGGATAAAAAAACAAGTGGTTATTTTTGTGGTCAAAATATAATATTTCTTCAGCTAGTGACTAAAAAATTTTGCATTCCCGTCTCCTTTGCCTTTTATTCTCCCGATCCCGTACTCACAAGATGGCAACAGGAAGTGAGGAAGCTAAAAAAGTTGGGAATTTTAAAAAAAGACCGTCCCAAAGAGCCTAAAAGGTCATTAGAATATCCAAAAAAGTATACATTAGCTTTACAATTACTTAAAAATTTTGCTTGTGAATTTCCTGCTTTTAAGGTCACTTGTGTACTGGCTGATGCTCTTTACGGCAACGGCTTGTTTGTAGATGGAGTAGAAGGTATTTGGCCTGGAGTGCAAATCATTACTCAGCTTAGAAAGAATCAAAAAGTCATGCGGGGTAAAAAATCTCTCTCGTGCCAAGAATTCTTTGAAGCCTACAAAGGCTGGAATCAGGAAATTTTCATTCGCGGTGATAAAAAAAATGTGGTGCAAGCCGGGGGAGCAAGATTGTATGTTCCTTCTCACCACAAAAAACGATTTGTAATAGCCCTTAAATATGAGGGCGAAAATGAGTATCGCTATCTTATGGCTGCAAATCTTTCATGGAATATGAAAGATGTGATGCAAGGATATACTTTAAGATGGTTAGTAGAGGTTTTTATTGAGGATTGGAGTAGTCATTGTGGGTTTTGCAGTTTGGCCAAACAGTGCGGCGTTGAGGGATCAGAGCGACCTTTGATTCTAAGCCTGCTGTTTGACCACTGCTTTCTTTTTCATTTGTCTCAAACAAATTTCATTAAGAACAAACTCCCTTTAGCAACCTTGGGGAGCCTAGTAGAAAAGTCTAGAGTGGATGCTTTATGTCAAGTTATAAGAGAAATTGTTGAGCATGAAAATTCAAAAGAACTCTTCCGTGATTTCGAAAAGACGCTAGATGAAATCTTTGTTTTAAGGCCTTCTCGTAAACATTTAAATGCAGTACAAGAAAATGTAACTTTTGAGTCATCAAGAAAAGTTGCCTAA